One Halosegnis longus DNA window includes the following coding sequences:
- a CDS encoding ABC transporter ATP-binding protein has product MTDTESKQINRYEQIRALVRVAKFRPVFTAVIITAGVFAAALEAVGLSFILPIVEIVQAPGDPAANADGMLLAFVTTYRTLGVPFTLGTIVAGVSLVLTVRWSLTFIVRWLRGVLVVDYTRELQTQAFSNALDARTDYFDREGSDDILNAIVTQAEYAARVIRYVVNLIEQGLLSLIYLVIAFLLSPSLTIFAIAFLGGFSIVFRYILESGYDIGDRVADANERVQQAAQAGTQGIRDTKLFGLKNELFGDFLSAVEDFADSSIKQKRNQQAIQNFYNLLTAISVFILIYISIVFAEMSLGSLGVFLFAMFRLGPKVSNLNTKLYQIENNLPHLVRTQQFIDELTRNQEPDKEIESAIDKVRTITFEDIHFSYQGQDGKALSGISLDFEKGEFIGFVGQSGAGKSTIVSLLARLYEPDCGEIRANGRSIHEMDIDKWRDQIAVVQQDPYIFNDTLRYNLTIGNRNVSVEELDKVTRIAKVDEFFDELPNGYETHLGDQGVRLSGGQRQRVALARALLKEADVLVLDEATSDLDSTLEKEVQRSIENLERDYAIVGIAHRLSTVQNADRIYTIDSGKIIEFGCHEELIEKNGQYAELYGVQS; this is encoded by the coding sequence GTGACCGATACAGAATCTAAACAAATCAACCGTTACGAGCAGATCCGTGCCCTCGTTCGAGTTGCGAAATTTCGGCCCGTTTTTACTGCTGTGATTATCACTGCTGGCGTCTTCGCAGCGGCTCTCGAAGCGGTTGGACTCAGCTTTATATTACCTATCGTCGAGATTGTGCAGGCACCGGGTGATCCCGCGGCCAATGCAGATGGTATGCTATTGGCCTTCGTAACGACATACCGGACGCTTGGTGTCCCATTTACGCTCGGAACTATAGTCGCTGGCGTGAGCCTTGTACTCACAGTTCGATGGAGCCTGACGTTTATTGTGAGATGGCTGCGCGGAGTACTCGTCGTTGATTATACCCGAGAATTACAGACACAAGCGTTCAGTAACGCACTCGACGCACGAACCGATTACTTCGACAGAGAAGGCTCGGACGACATTCTTAATGCGATTGTGACGCAGGCTGAATATGCTGCCCGCGTCATTCGGTACGTCGTTAATCTTATTGAACAAGGTCTTCTAAGCCTAATTTACCTTGTCATAGCGTTCCTTCTCTCTCCTTCTCTGACAATATTTGCTATCGCGTTTCTCGGTGGATTTTCAATTGTGTTTCGGTACATTCTCGAGTCAGGATATGATATTGGGGATCGCGTAGCCGATGCTAACGAACGCGTCCAACAGGCAGCACAGGCAGGAACTCAAGGAATCAGGGATACGAAATTGTTTGGGCTTAAGAATGAACTCTTCGGTGATTTCTTGAGTGCCGTAGAGGATTTTGCCGATTCAAGTATTAAACAAAAACGTAACCAACAGGCAATCCAAAATTTCTACAACCTTCTAACTGCGATATCAGTGTTTATACTGATCTATATCTCCATTGTATTTGCTGAGATGTCGCTTGGATCGCTTGGCGTCTTCCTCTTTGCTATGTTTAGACTGGGGCCAAAGGTAAGCAACCTCAACACGAAACTATATCAAATAGAAAATAACCTCCCCCACCTTGTTCGAACTCAACAGTTCATTGATGAACTTACTCGGAATCAAGAACCAGACAAAGAAATAGAGTCAGCGATAGACAAGGTTCGAACGATCACATTTGAGGATATCCACTTCTCTTATCAAGGACAGGACGGTAAGGCACTTTCCGGGATTTCTCTAGATTTCGAAAAAGGTGAATTTATCGGGTTTGTCGGTCAGTCTGGTGCTGGAAAATCGACGATTGTGTCGTTACTGGCACGCCTATATGAACCTGACTGTGGTGAGATTCGAGCAAATGGCCGCTCAATTCACGAAATGGATATTGATAAATGGCGAGATCAGATCGCAGTTGTTCAGCAGGACCCGTATATCTTCAACGATACGCTACGATATAATCTCACTATTGGGAACCGTAATGTCTCTGTGGAAGAACTAGACAAGGTCACTAGGATTGCTAAGGTAGACGAGTTTTTCGATGAATTGCCTAACGGGTACGAAACGCACCTGGGAGATCAGGGCGTTCGTCTTTCAGGTGGACAACGTCAGCGCGTTGCACTGGCCCGGGCATTATTGAAAGAAGCTGACGTGCTGGTACTTGATGAGGCCACAAGTGATCTTGACTCAACACTAGAAAAAGAGGTTCAAAGGTCTATTGAGAACCTAGAACGTGACTACGCAATAGTTGGAATTGCCCATCGATTATCAACAGTACAGAATGCTGACCGAATTTATACGATCGATTCAGGAAAAATAATTGAGTTTGGTTGTCACGAAGAGCTAATTGAAAAGAATGGACAGTATGCTGAACTGTATGGTGTCCAATCTTAA
- a CDS encoding SDR family oxidoreductase, whose product MRILVTGGAGFIGGHLAERFVVDGHDVVVLDNFDPFYDTRIKDHTVEICRERADEGNGSYQLIEGDVRNADLITDLVEEADYVYHQAAQAGVRPSVENPRKYDEINVDGTLNVLDAARDTDIERVVLASSSSVYGKPEYLPYDESHPTTPVSPYGASKLAAERYTCAYSEVYDLPAVALRYFTVYGPRMRPNMAISNFISRCLNGEPPVVYGDGTQTRDFTFIEDVIEANVALLSENAADGEAVNIGSTDNIKIHTLAEEIRDQLTPDLEIVFADRHDADAEHTHADSSKASKLFGYEPSRTIREGVREFVDWYHANREWYEPLVRDS is encoded by the coding sequence ATGCGAATACTCGTCACCGGCGGTGCCGGGTTCATCGGCGGCCATCTCGCGGAACGTTTTGTTGTAGATGGACACGATGTTGTCGTGTTAGACAACTTCGATCCTTTCTACGATACACGAATCAAGGACCACACCGTCGAAATCTGCCGCGAACGCGCCGACGAGGGCAATGGTTCTTACCAACTTATTGAAGGTGATGTTCGAAACGCCGACCTGATTACCGATCTGGTCGAAGAAGCCGATTACGTCTATCACCAAGCTGCGCAGGCGGGCGTACGTCCGAGCGTCGAGAATCCTCGCAAGTATGACGAAATTAACGTTGATGGTACGCTGAACGTCCTCGATGCAGCTCGTGACACCGATATCGAACGAGTTGTGCTCGCATCGTCATCGTCGGTGTATGGCAAGCCAGAATATCTCCCCTACGACGAGTCACATCCGACGACGCCTGTAAGTCCCTACGGGGCTTCGAAGCTGGCAGCCGAACGGTACACTTGTGCCTACAGCGAGGTCTATGACTTACCAGCAGTCGCATTACGGTATTTCACGGTGTACGGCCCGCGGATGCGGCCGAACATGGCTATCTCGAATTTTATCTCTCGGTGTTTGAACGGTGAGCCGCCAGTCGTGTACGGTGACGGCACGCAGACGCGCGACTTCACATTCATCGAAGACGTGATCGAAGCGAACGTCGCGTTACTGTCTGAAAACGCTGCAGACGGTGAGGCAGTCAATATTGGAAGCACCGATAATATAAAGATTCATACACTAGCAGAGGAGATACGAGATCAATTAACTCCAGATTTGGAGATAGTATTCGCCGACCGCCACGACGCTGATGCTGAGCACACTCACGCTGACAGTTCGAAGGCGTCGAAATTGTTCGGCTACGAACCAAGTCGGACGATTCGGGAGGGTGTCCGAGAGTTTGTCGATTGGTATCATGCTAATCGGGAGTGGTATGAACCGTTGGTTCGAGATTCGTAA
- a CDS encoding FkbM family methyltransferase, with protein MAQLPIQFAREVLPRPVKKKLSPVYNQCRRRYFQSRVLTGYNNVRYSYSGVSYEMSYTTDSADKFRNIIKNKEIKAEQVNLKYIASDNNIDAFVDVGAHFGTYSVIGSQLNPGARVFAFEPDEYNRSVLSHVLSINDIQVDIRPEVVTDHTGKTIFYTDDSKGSESHSTNPSNKGKRTRKNTISLSDFCATKDIQSLFVKIDAEGSEAKILKDISSANFSHIEGIVELHPDKLKPDTGDVVSIIQKRFEQCEFLGDSCENHPREESIEYKYNRPIYYFKN; from the coding sequence ATGGCTCAACTCCCTATTCAATTTGCTAGAGAGGTGCTCCCCAGACCAGTGAAGAAGAAACTGTCCCCCGTGTATAACCAATGCCGCAGGAGATATTTCCAGTCTCGTGTCCTAACTGGCTACAATAATGTTAGATATTCCTACAGTGGGGTGAGTTATGAGATGTCCTATACAACAGATAGTGCTGACAAGTTCCGAAATATTATCAAAAATAAAGAAATAAAAGCAGAGCAGGTGAATCTTAAATACATAGCATCAGACAACAACATAGATGCTTTTGTAGATGTTGGAGCCCATTTTGGCACGTATTCTGTAATCGGTAGTCAATTAAATCCAGGAGCTCGGGTCTTTGCATTTGAGCCAGATGAATATAATCGCTCTGTGCTGAGCCATGTTCTCAGCATTAATGACATACAAGTAGACATACGACCTGAGGTTGTCACTGATCACACAGGCAAAACAATATTCTATACCGATGATTCTAAAGGATCAGAAAGTCATTCAACTAACCCTAGTAACAAGGGAAAAAGAACGCGAAAAAATACTATCTCATTATCTGACTTTTGTGCCACCAAAGATATTCAAAGTTTGTTTGTTAAGATTGATGCAGAAGGGAGTGAAGCAAAAATATTAAAAGATATATCCTCTGCGAACTTTTCACACATTGAGGGGATTGTAGAACTCCATCCTGATAAGCTCAAACCGGATACTGGGGACGTTGTGTCAATTATCCAAAAGAGATTTGAACAGTGTGAATTCCTTGGCGATTCGTGCGAAAACCACCCAAGAGAAGAATCAATTGAATATAAATATAACCGTCCAATATACTACTTCAAAAATTAA
- a CDS encoding O-antigen ligase family protein, with protein MGFFLAVGVPISLRFLHSNNRTFYTHFIFVFCAVIILISAIFLTGSRTAIVALLPSVLVVIYFSIYMYSIISKKMAFLISIASILPLFYFLPVEEIWIRISSIYSEVVNLSFGSRYVIWTEGFQVFANSPTIGVGYGGFRAAAEPILGYEVPPESTYLGALYQLGIIGAILFTLVLTSLFKMAKSNLLWLSFLITNLILMITNDWLHYPTMWILFAIMVVDLTLDNPVERTTKTQ; from the coding sequence ATGGGATTCTTTCTTGCGGTTGGGGTGCCTATATCACTGAGATTCTTGCATAGCAATAACCGCACTTTTTATACTCACTTCATATTTGTTTTCTGTGCTGTTATTATTCTAATTTCCGCAATTTTCTTGACTGGGTCACGCACAGCAATAGTCGCTCTACTCCCTTCTGTCCTTGTTGTAATTTATTTCAGCATATATATGTATAGCATAATCTCAAAGAAGATGGCTTTTTTAATCTCGATAGCGTCAATCCTACCTCTATTCTATTTTCTGCCTGTTGAGGAGATCTGGATTCGTATCAGCAGCATTTATTCAGAGGTAGTGAACCTATCTTTTGGTTCCAGGTATGTGATCTGGACTGAGGGGTTTCAGGTATTTGCCAATTCGCCTACCATCGGTGTTGGATATGGTGGATTTCGCGCGGCTGCTGAACCAATTCTTGGATATGAGGTTCCACCAGAGAGCACATATCTAGGGGCTCTATACCAATTGGGAATTATTGGTGCTATCTTGTTTACACTAGTATTGACTTCATTATTCAAAATGGCGAAGTCTAATCTGTTATGGTTAAGTTTCCTTATCACGAATCTTATTCTAATGATAACAAATGATTGGCTACATTATCCCACAATGTGGATTCTATTTGCTATTATGGTAGTTGATCTCACCTTGGATAATCCTGTCGAACGCACGACAAAAACGCAGTAG